A part of Cannabis sativa cultivar Pink pepper isolate KNU-18-1 chromosome 6, ASM2916894v1, whole genome shotgun sequence genomic DNA contains:
- the LOC115724434 gene encoding uncharacterized protein LOC115724434 isoform X2 has protein sequence MADCEPPSFSLGFDFGFESEPRIPDHQEHSNPPQKPAPDPSAIEPSTPLDDDEDEFGPEVADSDIDTRPYPPRVFKRLRRGKPQLAIMPLPLCGDGEEDIEDFSSQEDILREVNPSAPHHGMCSSSKIPLHGQWKTIKNKPVSTVTASASVESGHNEKLFWDVTVSPLRKFQLIDSDSDDTSTSEEVIIRENHKQNTSHPTTTGEQIRKASGLMPQGLDLWKDFCPVKSVCTPVLDELCEEYFRSLHDKKSCKKMGKTANGQIIEQSLNVVNPLLPAHRYFLHHDPRVRKLVRNRLFNFSPLGIDEDSENQQSRSSFIDYMGQFGSRQAPERQATQHANLGSSKRGRNKVNEVFLGSRGSINLPKGNTTQSSTAKKGSNKQNGKSVKQSAGKVFDASQNWVDPNEGSTSRKTSVKRSSKRGRSRAQSSNPGEGLHNWVDPRSSAGTREDSGKRGVQPVGQSVGHWFTGSDGRKVYVNKNGQELTGQIAYRQYKKDRGAGSNKSKRKTSSRRKKA, from the exons atggcGGACTGCGAACCTCCCTCGTTCTCTCTGGGCTTTGATTTTGGTTTCGAATCGGAGCCCCGTATACCTGATCATCAGGAACACTCCAATCCCCCTCAAAAACCAGCTCCAGATCCTTCTGCTATTGAGCCAAGTACGCCTCTCGATGACGACGAAGACGAATTCGGACCTGAAGTCGCGGACTCGGATATCGACACCCGACCATACCCGCCTCGGGTTTTCAAACGGCTCAGGCGAGGAAAACCCCAGTTGGCCATAATGCCGCTGCCGCTTTGTGGCGATGGAGAGGAAGATATCGAGGATTTCTCCTCACAAGAAGATATCTTACGAG AAGTAAATCCATCAGCACCACATCATGGCATGTGTAGTAGTTCAAAGATCCCTTTACATGGACAGTggaaaacaataaaaaacaaGCCAGTTTCAACTGTAACAGCTTCTGCAAGCGTGGAATCAGGTCACAATGAAAAATTGTTTTGGGATGTAACTGTTAGTCCTCTTCGAAAGTTCCAGTTAATTGATTCTGATTCAGACGATACTTCCACAAGTGAAGAAGTTATAATCAGGGAAAATCACAAACAAAACACTAGCCATCCTACCACTACAGGGGAACAAATAAGAAAAGCTTCAGGTTTAATGCCCCAGGGACTGGACTTATGGAAAGATTTCTGTCCAGTTAAGAGTGTTTGTACACCTGTTTTAGATGAGTTATGTGAAGAATACTTCCGCTCTTTGCATGATAAGAAATCATGTAAAAAAATGGGAAAGACTGCAAATGGACAAATCATTGAACAGTCCTTAAATGTGGTTAATCCCCTTCTGCCTGCACATCGTTATTTTCTCCATCATGATCCTAGGGTTCGGAAGTTAGTTCGCAATCGCTTATTTAATTTCTCCCCATTAGGTATTGATGAGGACAGTGAAAATCAACAGAGTCGATCGTCATTTATTGATTACAT GGGACAATTTGGTAGCAGACAAGCTCCCGAACGACAAGCAACTCAACATGCTAATCTTGGGAGTTCAAAGAGAGGAAGAAACAAAGTGAATGAAGTCTTCCTTGGCTCTCGAGGCTCTATTAACCTACCTAAAGGAAACACAACACAAAGTAGTACTGCTAAGAAGGGTTCAAATAAGCAAAATGGTAAGTCTGTAAAACAAAGTGCTGGGAAAGTTTTTGATGCTTCTCAAAACTGGGTAGATCCAAATGAAGGGAGCACATCACGAAAAACTAGTGTTAAGAGAAGCTCAAAGAGAGGACGAAGTAGAGCACAATCATCCAACCCTGGAGAAGGCCTCCATAACTGGGTGGATCCTAGAAGCAGTGCTGGCACTAGAGAGGATTCTGGCAAAAGGGGTGTTCAACCAGTTGGTCAATCTGTTGGTCATTGGTTTACAGGCTCAGATGGACGAAAG GTTTATGTCAATAAAAATGGGCAAGAGCTGACAGGTCAAATTGCTTACAGGCAATACAAGAAG GATAGAGGAGCAGGCTCGAATAAATCCAAAAGGAAAACAAGTTCTAGAAGGAAAAAAGCTTGA
- the LOC115724434 gene encoding uncharacterized protein LOC115724434 isoform X1 has translation MADCEPPSFSLGFDFGFESEPRIPDHQEHSNPPQKPAPDPSAIEPSTPLDDDEDEFGPEVADSDIDTRPYPPRVFKRLRRGKPQLAIMPLPLCGDGEEDIEDFSSQEDILRAEVNPSAPHHGMCSSSKIPLHGQWKTIKNKPVSTVTASASVESGHNEKLFWDVTVSPLRKFQLIDSDSDDTSTSEEVIIRENHKQNTSHPTTTGEQIRKASGLMPQGLDLWKDFCPVKSVCTPVLDELCEEYFRSLHDKKSCKKMGKTANGQIIEQSLNVVNPLLPAHRYFLHHDPRVRKLVRNRLFNFSPLGIDEDSENQQSRSSFIDYMGQFGSRQAPERQATQHANLGSSKRGRNKVNEVFLGSRGSINLPKGNTTQSSTAKKGSNKQNGKSVKQSAGKVFDASQNWVDPNEGSTSRKTSVKRSSKRGRSRAQSSNPGEGLHNWVDPRSSAGTREDSGKRGVQPVGQSVGHWFTGSDGRKVYVNKNGQELTGQIAYRQYKKDRGAGSNKSKRKTSSRRKKA, from the exons atggcGGACTGCGAACCTCCCTCGTTCTCTCTGGGCTTTGATTTTGGTTTCGAATCGGAGCCCCGTATACCTGATCATCAGGAACACTCCAATCCCCCTCAAAAACCAGCTCCAGATCCTTCTGCTATTGAGCCAAGTACGCCTCTCGATGACGACGAAGACGAATTCGGACCTGAAGTCGCGGACTCGGATATCGACACCCGACCATACCCGCCTCGGGTTTTCAAACGGCTCAGGCGAGGAAAACCCCAGTTGGCCATAATGCCGCTGCCGCTTTGTGGCGATGGAGAGGAAGATATCGAGGATTTCTCCTCACAAGAAGATATCTTACGAG CAGAAGTAAATCCATCAGCACCACATCATGGCATGTGTAGTAGTTCAAAGATCCCTTTACATGGACAGTggaaaacaataaaaaacaaGCCAGTTTCAACTGTAACAGCTTCTGCAAGCGTGGAATCAGGTCACAATGAAAAATTGTTTTGGGATGTAACTGTTAGTCCTCTTCGAAAGTTCCAGTTAATTGATTCTGATTCAGACGATACTTCCACAAGTGAAGAAGTTATAATCAGGGAAAATCACAAACAAAACACTAGCCATCCTACCACTACAGGGGAACAAATAAGAAAAGCTTCAGGTTTAATGCCCCAGGGACTGGACTTATGGAAAGATTTCTGTCCAGTTAAGAGTGTTTGTACACCTGTTTTAGATGAGTTATGTGAAGAATACTTCCGCTCTTTGCATGATAAGAAATCATGTAAAAAAATGGGAAAGACTGCAAATGGACAAATCATTGAACAGTCCTTAAATGTGGTTAATCCCCTTCTGCCTGCACATCGTTATTTTCTCCATCATGATCCTAGGGTTCGGAAGTTAGTTCGCAATCGCTTATTTAATTTCTCCCCATTAGGTATTGATGAGGACAGTGAAAATCAACAGAGTCGATCGTCATTTATTGATTACAT GGGACAATTTGGTAGCAGACAAGCTCCCGAACGACAAGCAACTCAACATGCTAATCTTGGGAGTTCAAAGAGAGGAAGAAACAAAGTGAATGAAGTCTTCCTTGGCTCTCGAGGCTCTATTAACCTACCTAAAGGAAACACAACACAAAGTAGTACTGCTAAGAAGGGTTCAAATAAGCAAAATGGTAAGTCTGTAAAACAAAGTGCTGGGAAAGTTTTTGATGCTTCTCAAAACTGGGTAGATCCAAATGAAGGGAGCACATCACGAAAAACTAGTGTTAAGAGAAGCTCAAAGAGAGGACGAAGTAGAGCACAATCATCCAACCCTGGAGAAGGCCTCCATAACTGGGTGGATCCTAGAAGCAGTGCTGGCACTAGAGAGGATTCTGGCAAAAGGGGTGTTCAACCAGTTGGTCAATCTGTTGGTCATTGGTTTACAGGCTCAGATGGACGAAAG GTTTATGTCAATAAAAATGGGCAAGAGCTGACAGGTCAAATTGCTTACAGGCAATACAAGAAG GATAGAGGAGCAGGCTCGAATAAATCCAAAAGGAAAACAAGTTCTAGAAGGAAAAAAGCTTGA